From a region of the Sesamum indicum cultivar Zhongzhi No. 13 linkage group LG3, S_indicum_v1.0, whole genome shotgun sequence genome:
- the LOC105156960 gene encoding ribonucleoside-diphosphate reductase small chain A: MGSLRNDETERMLPEQKEIEEEEEPILMEQPQKYCMFPIKYPQLWEMYKKAEASFWTAEEVDLSQDVQHWETLSRSEKHFISHVLAFFAASDGIVLENLAARFLNDVQIPEARAFYGFQTAMENIHSEMYSLLLETYIKDSKEKHTLFNAVQNISCVAQKAKWALNWIRSSSSFAERLVAFACVEGIFFSGSFCAIFWLKKRGLMPGLTFSNELISRDEGLHCDFACLLYSLLRKQLHWQRVHIIVQEAVEIETEFVCDALPCALIGMNSTLMSQYIKFVADRLLVALGYEKKYNVENPFDWMEFISLQGKANFFERRVGDYQKASVMSSLQDGSKNYEFKMDEDF, from the exons atggGTTCATTGAGAAATGATGAAACAGAGAGGATGTTGCCTGAACAGAAGGAAAttgaggaagaggaagaaccCATCTTGATGGAGCAACCCCAGAAGTACTGCATGTTTCCCATTAAGTACCCGCAGCTTTGGGAGATGTACAAGAAAGCGGAGGCCAGTTTTTGGACTG CGGAGGAGGTTGACCTCTCACAGGATGTGCAGCATTGGGAGACGTTGTCCCGGTCTGAAAAGCACTTTATAAGTCACGTGCTAGCATTCTTTGCTGCATCAGATGGGATTGTTTTGGAAAATTTGGCTGCCAGATTCCTGAATGATGTGCAAATTCCTGAG GCTCGGGCATTTTATGGGTTTCAAACTGCTATGGAAAATATACATTCTG AGATGTATAGCTTGCTTTTGGAAACTTATATCAAGGACTCAAAGGAGAAGCACACATTGTTCAATGCAGTTCAAAACATTTCTTGTGTTGCACAAAAAGCCAAGTGGGCTTTGAATTGGATTAGGAG TTCTAGCTCATTTGCTGAGAGGCTCGTCGCTTTTGCTTGTGTAGAAGGCATTTTCTTCTCTGGGAG TTTCTGTGCCATTTTTTGGCTTAAGAAAAGAGGATTGATGCCGGGATTGACATTCTCTAATGAACTTATTTCTAGAGATGAGGGTCTGCATTGCGACTTTGCTTGCCTCCTGTACAG TTTACTACGGAAGCAACTACATTGGCAGAGGGTTCATATAATCGTGCAAGAAGCCGTAGAAATTGAGACCGAATTTGTCTGCGATGCCCTCCCATGTGCACTCATTGGTATGAATTCGACCTTAATGAGCCAGTATATAAAGTTTGTTGCTGATAGACTGCTG GTTGCTTTAGGATACGAGAAGAAGTATAATGTGGAAAACCCTTTTGACTGGATGGAATTCATTTCTTTACA AGGGAAAGCTAACTTCTTTGAGAGAAGAGTGGGCGATTATCAGAAGGCTTCTGTCATGTCAAGTTTGCAAGATGGTTCCAAAAATTACGAATTCAAGATGGATGAAGACTTCTAG
- the LOC105156961 gene encoding uncharacterized protein At5g19025-like: protein MRHHLLFTAVMPPSSSLRKPTTPKALSPHPHPSNSPNCPPLCRHSPSATLDILILILVLFSGAFLITSYFSYLFQSLSLILPLFSSILSQLYCHLASDPQPQFIFVALFAVSFVVFVGFFEICCGHRSRRCGKNGCKGLKKAMEFDLQLQGEELLRMGDGIKAVKDVNELPWKGDTEDNPDYECLRSELRKMAPPNGRAVLLFRLNCGCPISKLEGWGPKRGRRHKKSLALTSGGDQR from the exons ATGCGCCATCACCTCCTCTTCACCGCCGTCATGcccccttcttcctccctGAGAAAACCCACCACCCCAAAAGCCCtctccccccacccccacccctcAAATTCCCCTAACTGCCCTCCTCTCTGCAGACACTCTCCCTCCGCCACCCTTGACATACTCATTCTCATCCTAGTTCTTTTCTCCGGCGCTTTCCTCATCACCTCCTATTTCTCTTACCTCTTCCAATCCCTCTCTCTAATTCTGCCGCTTTTCTCCTCCATTCTTTCCCAGTTGTATTGCCATTTAGCTTCCGACCCACAACCCCAGTTCATCTTCGTCGCCTTGTTCGCGGTCTCGTTTGTAGTTTTTGTTGGGTTCTTTGAGATCTGCTGTGGGCATAGGTCACGAAGGTGTGGAAAGAATGGGTGTAAAGGGCTAAAAAAGGCGATGGAGTTTGATTTGCAGCTGCAGGGGGAGGAGTTGTTGCGGATGGGAGATGGGATTAAGGCAGTGAAAGATGTGAATGAGTTGCCGTGGAAAGGCGACACTGAGGATAATCCAGATTACGAGTGTTTGCGCTCCGAGTTGAGGAAGATGGCCCCGCCAAATGGGCGTGCCGTGCTGCTTTTTCGCCTCAACTGTGGGTGCCCGATTTCGAAACTCGAAGGATGGGGGCCTAAGCGTGGGCGGCGCCATAAGAA GAGTCTGGCTCTTACCAGTGGAGGAGATCAGCGCTGA